One genomic window of Gracilinema caldarium DSM 7334 includes the following:
- a CDS encoding TP0183 family DNA metabolism protein, with protein sequence MFRRWLTLSSLLLFTLFSLSAQQKQPVLTILPFTAVQDLQDECLQLEKLVQSYITELNLFRLTAIQDRDRILLEWEYAINNAFTDITETQKLGSLLSADYLLQGTLGILGNGYVLTLEVIKVKTGEKISFSSIEPTVDMLSANLKILLLKTLMQQPDTIKNKENEVQKVIESETEILGTWRGDKGIELVRLFSGGTGQAILTSGARMDLKYSIHNGNLIVYQISQNTERYYHPLPYKVALQLVALAKPMRWIFTELTNTSVLRGKKISTAVRYDQDQILEVIHDTERDAEWVRTGN encoded by the coding sequence ATGTTTAGACGTTGGCTCACGTTGAGTAGCTTGTTATTATTTACTTTATTTTCATTATCCGCACAACAAAAACAACCAGTTTTAACAATATTACCTTTTACAGCTGTCCAAGATCTACAAGATGAATGTCTTCAGTTAGAAAAACTTGTTCAAAGTTATATTACCGAGCTAAATCTTTTTAGACTAACCGCGATACAAGATCGTGATCGTATTCTTTTAGAGTGGGAATATGCAATAAATAATGCATTTACTGACATAACAGAAACACAAAAATTGGGGAGCCTATTATCAGCTGATTATCTATTACAGGGAACCCTTGGTATTTTGGGAAATGGTTATGTTTTAACACTTGAAGTTATAAAGGTAAAAACAGGCGAAAAGATAAGTTTTTCATCCATTGAACCAACGGTCGATATGCTATCTGCAAATCTTAAAATATTACTTTTAAAGACTTTAATGCAACAGCCCGACACCATTAAAAACAAAGAAAACGAAGTCCAAAAAGTAATAGAATCTGAAACAGAAATTCTTGGCACTTGGCGTGGAGATAAGGGCATAGAACTTGTTCGGCTTTTCTCAGGAGGAACTGGACAGGCAATACTAACATCCGGTGCACGAATGGATCTTAAATATTCTATTCACAATGGAAATCTTATCGTATATCAAATTTCTCAAAATACTGAACGATATTATCATCCACTTCCATATAAAGTGGCACTTCAACTTGTTGCTCTTGCTAAACCGATGCGTTGGATATTTACAGAATTGACTAATACATCGGTTCTCCGCGGGAAAAAGATAAGTACCGCTGTTCGCTATGATCAAGACCAGATTCTTGAGGTCATTCATGATACCGAACGAGATGCAGAATGGGTGCGTACAGGTAATTAG
- the smpB gene encoding SsrA-binding protein SmpB yields MSEGVKIIAVNRKARHDFTIDETYECGIVLMGTEIKSVREGKISFPDAWAEVKNGEIWLNSFRIAENPFSSIFNHDPDRKKKLLLHKDEIKRIARRVEEKGYTLIPLSFYFKNGKVKVELGLCKGKKAFDKRADIRERDIQREVSREFREKLH; encoded by the coding sequence ATGAGTGAGGGTGTTAAAATTATTGCGGTTAACCGCAAGGCCCGGCACGATTTTACCATAGATGAAACCTACGAGTGCGGTATTGTACTCATGGGAACGGAGATTAAATCTGTTCGTGAAGGAAAAATATCCTTTCCCGATGCTTGGGCAGAGGTAAAAAATGGCGAAATTTGGCTCAACTCTTTCAGAATTGCAGAAAACCCCTTTTCATCGATCTTTAACCATGATCCGGACCGTAAAAAAAAGCTTTTACTCCACAAGGATGAAATAAAGAGGATTGCCAGAAGGGTGGAAGAAAAGGGATACACCCTGATTCCTCTATCCTTCTATTTTAAAAATGGAAAAGTTAAGGTAGAATTAGGGTTATGTAAGGGTAAAAAAGCCTTTGATAAACGTGCAGATATTCGCGAACGGGACATACAACGGGAAGTTTCCCGGGAGTTCAGAGAGAAATTGCATTGA
- a CDS encoding SUMF1/EgtB/PvdO family nonheme iron enzyme, whose amino-acid sequence MFGFIRKKTEILPEDRVTLKPIFGIEPGKYLTVLYALLIVGLLFFLLLYPGLTKRGSIYTIQTEPAGAAIRIDDVYQGTSPCTIFVPEGNHTISAVLPGFTAEQKTLDVGNRIFGSLFFPKHKQLFLKLSSDDPLNAILAGAQAYAAWTFAGEPSATYQVPLVLSEAMYRGAFQAVQSGHGDELLGILSASARFASTSVALRDLSRAHFFAHTSGLAPSNVTTLSALQDALAYINENPAAPAWLLSALPSTESKALASTDWYKKHTLASQTEWDSLKEKPALLGTRISIGPLQFREISIGDSTFYMAEQEVSQQAWDTFVAEHPEWAKEKKDALIAQGLVGSEYLESADNNAFPAGVVPGVSYYAAKAFCAWLTTKVPQGLKTGRTTDYQVRLPTELEWYSAASHFNNRNFTNIIGGLWEWCDTPFVPFPELKAPENFRNLLSSPEFVVKGGSWANKAQTIQAETRASLPPDSSSPFVGFRPVFARERFHE is encoded by the coding sequence ATGTTTGGATTTATAAGGAAAAAAACCGAAATACTCCCAGAAGATAGGGTTACACTTAAACCTATTTTTGGAATTGAACCGGGGAAATACTTAACAGTCCTTTATGCACTACTCATAGTGGGGCTGCTGTTTTTTTTACTCCTCTATCCGGGGCTGACCAAACGGGGAAGCATCTATACAATACAGACAGAGCCTGCTGGAGCCGCAATCCGTATCGATGATGTGTATCAGGGGACTAGCCCCTGTACTATTTTTGTACCCGAAGGGAACCATACCATTTCGGCGGTTCTCCCCGGTTTTACTGCAGAGCAAAAGACTCTTGATGTAGGGAATCGGATTTTCGGATCTCTCTTCTTCCCGAAACATAAGCAATTATTTTTAAAATTAAGCAGCGATGACCCTCTTAACGCAATTTTAGCAGGGGCTCAAGCCTATGCAGCATGGACCTTTGCGGGAGAACCAAGTGCTACCTATCAGGTTCCTCTGGTGCTTTCCGAAGCCATGTACCGTGGTGCCTTCCAGGCTGTACAATCTGGTCATGGTGATGAACTTCTGGGCATCCTTTCAGCTTCTGCCCGTTTTGCAAGTACCTCTGTAGCGCTGCGAGACCTGAGCAGGGCCCATTTTTTTGCCCATACTTCAGGACTGGCACCATCGAATGTCACCACCCTTTCTGCCCTTCAGGATGCCCTTGCCTATATCAATGAAAATCCGGCTGCTCCAGCATGGCTCCTGTCGGCCTTACCTTCAACGGAATCCAAGGCTCTCGCCAGTACAGATTGGTATAAAAAGCATACATTGGCATCACAAACCGAATGGGATAGCTTAAAAGAGAAACCAGCCCTGCTTGGAACACGCATCAGCATTGGCCCCCTCCAATTCCGTGAAATTAGTATAGGAGACAGCACTTTTTATATGGCTGAACAGGAAGTAAGCCAGCAAGCATGGGACACTTTTGTAGCTGAACACCCTGAATGGGCAAAAGAAAAAAAAGATGCCCTCATTGCTCAGGGGCTTGTGGGATCTGAATACCTGGAATCTGCTGATAATAACGCCTTTCCTGCAGGGGTTGTTCCTGGAGTTTCCTATTACGCCGCAAAGGCGTTCTGTGCCTGGCTTACTACAAAAGTTCCTCAGGGGCTTAAAACCGGTAGGACAACAGACTATCAGGTACGGCTTCCGACAGAACTAGAGTGGTATAGTGCGGCAAGCCATTTCAACAACAGGAATTTTACCAATATCATTGGTGGACTTTGGGAATGGTGCGATACCCCTTTTGTTCCCTTCCCTGAACTTAAAGCTCCAGAGAACTTTCGAAATCTGCTAAGCTCTCCCGAATTTGTGGTTAAGGGAGGTTCCTGGGCTAATAAAGCCCAAACGATACAGGCTGAAACCAGGGCTTCCTTACCGCCCGATTCGTCATCCCCCTTTGTTGGGTTTCGACCCGTATTTGCAAGGGAGCGTTTCCATGAGTGA
- the lepB gene encoding signal peptidase I: MVQGSEFFNKVQQFTEQMLTRRRAIIRAKKEKQKAKNPIIDWIEAFVWAAGVVLIINQYLFQAYQIPSGSMIDTLLIGDRIFVNKLVYGPELLPGVGKLPSPFKPQRNQVIIFENPSYISRGPAFDVLQRVLYMLTLSLVDIDRDENGAPKAHFLIKRAVGMSGDTITMKDGEIYFLFPGEDRIVAERDYIKATNMNHRINRLMDISAYPALQAAGRMAAYSDMGLQVPAALLEQVKGAATLQYPDYLEHERSRISVLQAANPQDRRYTMLAARFKLGWYVPEGRIFPMGDNRDNSRDARYFGAVRLSKVLGQGSLKYWPLSRFGSIK; encoded by the coding sequence ATGGTACAGGGCAGCGAGTTTTTTAACAAGGTACAGCAATTTACAGAGCAGATGCTCACCCGGCGGCGTGCAATAATACGGGCAAAAAAAGAAAAACAGAAAGCTAAAAACCCAATCATCGATTGGATAGAAGCCTTCGTGTGGGCCGCTGGCGTGGTATTGATCATTAATCAATATCTTTTTCAAGCCTATCAGATCCCCTCGGGGTCCATGATCGACACACTGCTCATTGGGGATCGGATCTTTGTAAATAAACTTGTCTATGGACCGGAGCTCCTTCCCGGTGTGGGTAAACTGCCCAGTCCTTTTAAGCCTCAGCGGAATCAGGTCATCATCTTTGAGAATCCTTCATATATATCCCGCGGTCCCGCCTTTGATGTGCTCCAGCGAGTTCTCTATATGCTCACCCTGTCACTGGTGGATATAGACAGGGATGAAAATGGGGCTCCCAAGGCACACTTTCTCATTAAACGGGCTGTGGGCATGAGCGGAGACACTATTACTATGAAAGATGGTGAAATATATTTTCTGTTCCCCGGTGAAGACAGGATTGTGGCAGAACGGGATTATATCAAAGCAACGAATATGAATCATAGAATTAACAGGTTGATGGATATCTCTGCCTATCCTGCACTGCAAGCGGCAGGGCGTATGGCAGCCTATTCAGATATGGGTTTACAGGTTCCTGCCGCTTTACTGGAACAAGTTAAGGGTGCTGCCACACTACAATATCCCGATTATCTGGAACACGAGCGGTCCCGTATTTCAGTACTACAGGCTGCAAATCCTCAAGACCGGCGATATACCATGCTCGCTGCCCGGTTCAAACTGGGCTGGTACGTTCCCGAAGGGCGAATCTTTCCCATGGGAGATAATCGGGATAATTCCCGGGATGCCCGCTATTTTGGTGCAGTCCGCCTATCCAAAGTACTCGGCCAGGGATCGCTTAAATATTGGCCCCTCTCTCGGTTTGGTAGTATCAAATAA
- the lepB gene encoding signal peptidase I, translating to MIYKKWQKYSYTAQRHQRHRLLVALLWILGTFLLYLFISSFFIFSFYVESDSMAKTLTPGDVGLALSTRLFPHDKESSLFPYKHGDLIVLEKSYSTTSSSWYVRLWDNFIAFFTAQRAVHVNEARRLFIKRIIALPGDEISITDNIVRVKQVNQDYNLTEFELSSKTYDITVPNEEGGAGNTLPFASNMALIRLKEGECFVLSDDRSDCNDSRTWGPVTLSDIKGKPFFRYWPFSRIGKL from the coding sequence ATGATATACAAGAAATGGCAAAAATATTCATACACAGCTCAACGACATCAGCGACATCGGCTCCTTGTGGCTCTTCTATGGATTTTAGGGACTTTTTTGCTGTACCTTTTTATTTCCAGTTTTTTTATTTTTTCATTTTATGTTGAATCCGATTCTATGGCTAAGACGCTTACCCCTGGTGATGTAGGGCTTGCCCTCTCTACTCGACTCTTTCCTCATGACAAAGAGTCTTCTCTTTTTCCCTATAAGCATGGGGATCTCATTGTTCTTGAGAAATCCTATTCTACCACGTCCTCTTCATGGTATGTTCGTTTGTGGGATAATTTTATTGCCTTTTTTACTGCCCAACGGGCGGTGCATGTAAACGAGGCCAGACGCCTTTTTATAAAACGGATTATTGCGCTGCCGGGAGATGAAATTTCCATCACTGATAATATTGTACGGGTCAAACAGGTAAATCAGGACTATAACCTTACTGAATTCGAGCTAAGTTCAAAAACCTATGATATTACCGTACCCAATGAAGAGGGCGGAGCAGGGAATACATTACCCTTTGCTTCGAATATGGCTCTTATTCGTCTTAAAGAAGGGGAATGTTTTGTGCTCTCCGACGATCGCAGTGATTGCAACGATTCCCGCACCTGGGGGCCGGTTACATTATCTGATATAAAGGGAAAGCCCTTTTTCCGTTATTGGCCCTTTTCTCGTATCGGAAAACTGTAA
- the hemW gene encoding radical SAM family heme chaperone HemW has translation MTASLYIHIPFCVSHCDYCDFYSELALRLAPPSKSDSSGLLHRYVTALKGELDWALSFYGLEYGLEHVPTLYIGGGTPTVLGLEGLEALLLHLSHVLPNWPAEVTLEANPESVNEDILSMLRCRGVNRLSLGIQSFHEPSRLAVHRSGTVDQCFSALDIAGQYFPQAFSVDLMAGLPFQTAQGLCADIQRVLDAGTNHVSLYSLILEATTPLARYVRAGTIHLPSEEEAEDIWLAGRDALTARGLLTYEVSNFAVPGYESRHNMRYWRMESWIGCGPGASTTLIDEKNGTGQRLTNRPDLQAYFHWAEKKLAEKKWADKISPRGEMVLPDESVTPDRVSPPADREFLDQSTLMKESLMMGFRTIAGPDEALFEARFHQSIGSLIGRTISLWKKRGLFQKDRWALTSEGLLLLNSFLVDCFQELEQQGL, from the coding sequence ATGACCGCTTCCTTATATATTCATATTCCCTTTTGTGTTTCCCATTGTGATTATTGTGATTTTTATTCTGAATTGGCCCTACGCCTGGCCCCACCCTCGAAATCCGATAGTTCAGGGCTCCTTCATCGGTATGTAACCGCTCTCAAGGGGGAACTGGATTGGGCCCTGAGTTTTTATGGGCTGGAGTATGGGCTGGAGCATGTGCCCACCCTCTATATTGGCGGCGGGACTCCTACGGTTCTCGGTCTGGAGGGGCTGGAAGCCCTGCTTCTGCATTTGTCCCATGTGCTCCCCAACTGGCCTGCTGAGGTAACCCTGGAAGCAAACCCTGAATCGGTGAACGAAGACATCCTGAGCATGCTCCGGTGCCGGGGGGTGAATCGGCTCAGTCTTGGGATCCAGTCCTTTCATGAACCAAGCCGCCTTGCAGTACACCGAAGCGGAACCGTAGACCAGTGCTTTTCCGCTTTGGACATTGCGGGGCAGTATTTTCCCCAGGCCTTTTCAGTAGACCTTATGGCTGGGCTCCCTTTTCAAACAGCCCAAGGACTGTGTGCGGATATTCAGCGGGTGCTCGATGCCGGTACCAATCATGTTTCTCTCTATTCCCTTATCTTGGAAGCAACTACCCCCCTTGCCAGGTATGTCCGTGCCGGTACGATTCACCTCCCTTCCGAAGAGGAAGCTGAAGACATCTGGCTTGCCGGCCGGGATGCTCTGACAGCCCGGGGCTTGCTGACCTATGAAGTATCTAACTTTGCAGTCCCGGGCTATGAAAGCCGGCACAATATGCGGTACTGGCGTATGGAAAGCTGGATTGGCTGTGGTCCCGGAGCTTCTACGACGCTTATAGATGAAAAGAATGGCACCGGTCAGCGCTTGACCAACAGACCTGATTTACAAGCCTATTTCCATTGGGCTGAAAAAAAATTGGCTGAAAAAAAGTGGGCTGACAAAATATCGCCCCGGGGTGAAATGGTTCTACCCGATGAGTCAGTCACCCCCGATAGGGTGTCTCCTCCGGCGGATAGGGAATTTCTAGATCAGAGCACGTTGATGAAAGAAAGCCTCATGATGGGCTTCAGGACAATTGCAGGACCCGATGAAGCCCTTTTCGAAGCTCGTTTTCATCAATCTATAGGATCCCTCATTGGGCGTACGATCAGCCTCTGGAAAAAACGGGGACTTTTTCAGAAAGACCGATGGGCCCTCACGTCGGAGGGTCTCCTCCTCCTCAATAGTTTCCTGGTGGACTGTTTTCAGGAACTGGAACAGCAGGGGCTGTAG
- a CDS encoding helicase-related protein, whose amino-acid sequence MKYTDLPVYQHKDLIVSALQTHQVIVVESPTGSGKTTQMPVILYDAGFAQHGMIGVTQPRRIAAVSVSEFIARQMGTKIPGLVGYKMRFEDQTDHSTKIKIMTDGILLQEMKLDPYLSKYDVLMVDEAHERSLNIDFILGLLKRVLEVRPEFKVIVSSATINTQVFSEYFGECPVVKIDAITYPVTVVYDPPDTTVVSEGIATGQAALEAQLLKITAIVERVVSEKRPGDILIFLPGEKAIKDCMAMLVSCSVGRSLHLLPLYGRLGKEEQDRVFDSAPWGKTKVVVSTNIAETSVTIDGITTVIDSGLAKLNYYNPRTFTSSLIEGPISKASCNQRKGRAGRTQEGTCYRLYSRKDFENRPLFTTEEIYRTDLSEVVLRMAELGVTTFEEFDFISPPNREGLIAAIETLNLLDALDDDRNLSSIGKMMVQFPLPPRQSRIIVEALRSYPQVTEETLIAAAFLSTQSPYILPPGEETDARKAHHTFRDPAGDFVSYLKLFKAFKEAKNKSKFCDKNYLDEKTMVEIVNVKEQLELIVSDMGLPILSGGATEDYLCCVGKGLIQFVCVRVGRDMYRSLTADRIFIHPGSVMFREDPMYIVAGEIVRTTRMYAMSVSPLPKSALGKIHPTLYEGLVGKISKTETKPKQARDFTNRCKILTEVFDIEKIKGVKTVVLPWEKLEKIKGQIGIDTASMYKDLKGIVTLNNKYTILAGERLELILNLAPTLNLDEGLNKSWPRKKNFSIHENLSELIEALPLVGTAAFWKQGKNELGFLCLFTDNGGNYWFKCSRGFHTAINESVASLENLIDELGDEINLEWKDRVNQTYRRLASYLA is encoded by the coding sequence ATGAAGTATACAGATTTACCGGTCTATCAGCATAAGGATCTTATTGTTTCAGCCCTACAGACACACCAAGTAATTGTTGTTGAAAGCCCCACCGGTTCTGGGAAAACGACCCAAATGCCAGTTATATTGTATGATGCTGGTTTTGCCCAGCATGGCATGATCGGGGTTACCCAGCCGCGACGGATCGCGGCGGTATCGGTCAGTGAATTCATCGCCCGTCAGATGGGAACGAAAATCCCTGGCCTTGTAGGCTATAAAATGCGTTTTGAAGATCAAACTGACCACAGTACCAAAATAAAAATCATGACCGACGGGATTCTGCTTCAGGAAATGAAGCTCGACCCCTACCTTTCCAAATATGATGTGCTTATGGTTGATGAAGCCCATGAACGAAGTTTAAATATCGACTTTATTCTGGGACTCCTGAAACGGGTTTTAGAGGTTCGACCGGAATTTAAGGTCATCGTTTCTTCAGCTACCATAAACACCCAGGTCTTTTCCGAATACTTTGGTGAATGTCCGGTGGTTAAAATTGATGCTATTACCTATCCGGTCACAGTGGTCTATGATCCGCCAGATACGACTGTGGTGAGCGAGGGAATTGCTACGGGACAAGCGGCCCTGGAAGCCCAACTTCTCAAAATCACCGCCATTGTAGAACGGGTCGTCAGCGAAAAACGGCCCGGAGACATCCTCATATTTCTTCCCGGTGAAAAAGCGATTAAGGACTGTATGGCAATGCTGGTATCCTGTTCTGTTGGAAGAAGCCTGCATCTTCTTCCCCTTTATGGCAGACTTGGCAAGGAGGAACAAGATCGGGTCTTTGATTCTGCCCCCTGGGGGAAAACCAAGGTGGTGGTTTCCACGAATATTGCAGAAACCTCGGTTACCATAGACGGCATTACCACGGTTATTGATTCGGGCTTAGCGAAACTCAATTACTATAATCCAAGAACCTTTACATCGAGCCTGATCGAAGGGCCGATCTCCAAAGCGTCCTGCAATCAGCGCAAGGGACGGGCAGGACGAACCCAGGAAGGGACCTGTTACCGGCTTTATTCCCGCAAGGACTTTGAAAACCGGCCCCTTTTTACCACGGAAGAAATTTATCGGACCGATCTTTCCGAGGTCGTTCTCCGTATGGCCGAGCTGGGTGTTACGACATTTGAAGAATTCGACTTTATTTCTCCACCGAACCGAGAAGGGCTCATTGCGGCCATAGAAACCCTCAATCTCCTGGATGCTCTTGATGATGACCGGAACCTCTCATCAATTGGGAAAATGATGGTTCAATTTCCCCTGCCCCCGCGCCAATCCCGTATTATTGTGGAAGCCCTGCGAAGTTACCCCCAGGTTACGGAGGAAACCCTTATCGCAGCGGCCTTTCTTTCGACCCAGAGCCCTTACATTCTCCCGCCGGGGGAGGAGACCGATGCCCGGAAGGCTCATCATACCTTCCGGGACCCCGCTGGGGATTTTGTGTCCTACCTCAAACTCTTTAAGGCATTTAAAGAGGCTAAAAATAAGAGTAAATTTTGCGACAAGAACTACCTGGACGAAAAGACCATGGTGGAAATTGTCAATGTAAAGGAACAGTTGGAACTGATTGTATCTGATATGGGACTCCCAATATTATCCGGGGGGGCCACCGAGGACTATCTCTGTTGTGTTGGCAAAGGGCTCATCCAGTTTGTCTGCGTACGAGTTGGCCGAGATATGTATCGGAGCCTTACTGCGGACCGTATTTTCATCCATCCCGGTTCAGTAATGTTCCGGGAAGATCCCATGTACATTGTGGCGGGAGAAATAGTCAGGACGACCCGTATGTATGCCATGTCGGTTTCGCCCCTGCCCAAAAGCGCCTTGGGGAAAATCCATCCAACCCTCTATGAAGGCTTGGTTGGCAAAATTTCCAAGACCGAAACAAAACCAAAACAGGCCCGGGATTTCACCAATCGCTGTAAAATACTCACCGAAGTCTTTGATATTGAAAAAATCAAAGGTGTTAAGACGGTGGTGCTTCCCTGGGAAAAACTGGAAAAAATTAAGGGGCAAATCGGCATTGACACGGCGAGTATGTACAAGGACCTTAAGGGCATCGTTACCCTAAACAACAAGTACACCATTCTTGCAGGGGAACGGCTTGAACTTATTTTAAATCTGGCTCCTACCCTTAACCTCGATGAAGGGCTGAATAAAAGTTGGCCCCGAAAGAAAAACTTTTCCATCCATGAAAACCTCTCCGAACTCATCGAGGCTCTCCCGCTGGTGGGGACTGCGGCGTTCTGGAAACAGGGGAAAAACGAACTGGGCTTTCTCTGTCTCTTTACGGACAACGGAGGCAATTACTGGTTTAAGTGTTCCCGGGGCTTTCATACGGCAATTAACGAAAGTGTAGCCAGTCTGGAAAATCTTATCGATGAACTGGGAGATGAGATTAATCTGGAATGGAAGGATCGGGTTAACCAGACCTATCGTCGCCTTGCATCATATTTGGCCTAA